One window of the Acipenser ruthenus unplaced genomic scaffold, fAciRut3.2 maternal haplotype, whole genome shotgun sequence genome contains the following:
- the nudt8 gene encoding LOW QUALITY PROTEIN: nucleoside diphosphate-linked moiety X motif 8 (The sequence of the model RefSeq protein was modified relative to this genomic sequence to represent the inferred CDS: deleted 1 base in 1 codon), which translates to MPSQDPGLGGRAVLWERLSRRRCEDPCGGALWNCLSRRRYSSGSTLLKDPGWAVLRDCLSPENEARCRRELASNGVLYTRGETGRTGSGTEGSGRETGSSGSGTGGSGSGAGRTGSGTGGSGARAAVLVSLCTVEGQPALLLTLRSSKLTGRHKGDVSFAGGKADPADRDVIETALRETREELGVRVSERRVWGLLRPLREGSGMVIAPVIANLGPLEALPLNPNPDEVEDVFTLSLSHLTDPVNLGYTNFRVDGRYGYTLPVFPRGKHRVWGLTAVVMQQAINIVAPLLKTIPQQSVIKHKAW; encoded by the exons ATGCCTTCTCAGGACCCCGGCCTGGGTGGAAGGGCTGTCCTTTGGGAACGCCTGTCTCGAAGACGGTGCGAGGACCCCTGTGGGGGTGCCCTGTGGAACTGCCTGTCTCGAAGGAGATACAGCAGCGGAAGCACACTTTTAAAGGACCCCGGCTGGGCTGTCCTGAGAGACTGCCTGTCTCCGGAGAATGAGGCGCGATGCAGGCGGGAGCTGGCCAGCAATGGGGTCCTTTACACTAGGGGTGAGACTGGGAGGACTGGCAGTGGTACTGAGGGCTCTGGGAGAGAGACTGGGAGCTCTGGCAGTGGTACTGGGGGCTCTGGCAGCGGTGCTGGGAGGACTGGGAGTGGTACTGGGGGCTCTGGGGCGCGTGCTGCAGTGCTGGTCTCTCTGTGTACAGTGGAGGGTCAGCCAGCCCTT CTCCTCACTCTGAGATCCAGCAAACTGACAGGAAGACACAAGGGAGacgtgag CTTCGCGGGGGGGAAGGCGGACCCAGCGGACCGTGATGTCATCGAGACCGCGCTGCGGGAGACGAGAGAGGAGCTGGGCGTGCGAGTGAGCGAGAGGAGAGTGTGGGGGCTCCTGAGACCCctgagagagggg tCCGGGATGGTTATCGCTCCTGTAATAGCAAACCTCGGCCCCTTGGAGGCGCTGCCTCTCAACCCCAACCCAGACgag gtagAAGATgtcttcactctctctctctctcacctcactgATCCGGTCAATCTGGGCTACACAAACTTCCGAGTGGATGGTCGCTATGGTTACACTCTTCCCGTATTCCCGCGGGGAAAGCATCGAGTGTGGGGGCTCACTGCGGTCGTGATGCAGCAAGCGATCAACATCGTAGCCCCCCTCCTGAAAACCAtcccacagcaaagtgtaataaaacacaaagcatggtga